A genomic region of Globicephala melas chromosome 9, mGloMel1.2, whole genome shotgun sequence contains the following coding sequences:
- the TOMM7 gene encoding mitochondrial import receptor subunit TOM7 homolog isoform X3: MVKLSKEAKQRLQQLFKGGQFAIRWGFIPLVIYLGFKRGADPGMPEPTVLRETVP, encoded by the exons ATGGTGAAGCTGAGCAAAGAGGCCAAGCAGAGGCTGCAGCAGCTTTTCAAGGGAGGCCAGTTTGCCATCCGTTGGGGCTTTATTCCTCTCGTGATTTACCTGG GATTTAAGAGGGGTGCAGATCCTGGAATGCCTGAACCAACTGTTTTGAG GGAAACAGTACCTTAG
- the TOMM7 gene encoding mitochondrial import receptor subunit TOM7 homolog isoform X2 encodes MVKLSKEAKQRLQQLFKGGQFAIRWGFIPLVIYLGFKRGADPGMPEPTVLSLLWG; translated from the exons ATGGTGAAGCTGAGCAAAGAGGCCAAGCAGAGGCTGCAGCAGCTTTTCAAGGGAGGCCAGTTTGCCATCCGTTGGGGCTTTATTCCTCTCGTGATTTACCTGG GATTTAAGAGGGGTGCAGATCCTGGAATGCCTGAACCAACTGTTTTGAG CTTACTTTGGGGATAA
- the TOMM7 gene encoding mitochondrial import receptor subunit TOM7 homolog isoform X1, with protein sequence MVKLSKEAKQRLQQLFKGGQFAIRWGFIPLVIYLGFKRGADPGMPEPTVLSYFLRETVP encoded by the exons ATGGTGAAGCTGAGCAAAGAGGCCAAGCAGAGGCTGCAGCAGCTTTTCAAGGGAGGCCAGTTTGCCATCCGTTGGGGCTTTATTCCTCTCGTGATTTACCTGG GATTTAAGAGGGGTGCAGATCCTGGAATGCCTGAACCAACTGTTTTGAG TTATTTCCTTAGGGAAACAGTACCTTAG